One genomic segment of Lysobacter sp. 5GHs7-4 includes these proteins:
- a CDS encoding SRPBCC family protein, producing MNDYGVVTAPDTVRIERLMPGPIDRLWSYLTDSEKRRSWMAAGEIELHPGGHVQHVFRNSELTNDDPAPAKYPDEEYRSEGRVIDCDPPHRLSYTWDGDSEVVFELSPQQDRVLLVVTHRRLPNRGELVSVAGGWHSHLDLLRDLLEGRTPSHFWTKHTQIEAEYERRIPAP from the coding sequence ATGAACGACTACGGCGTTGTCACCGCTCCCGACACCGTGCGCATCGAACGCCTGATGCCCGGCCCGATCGACCGGCTGTGGAGCTACCTCACCGATTCCGAAAAGCGCCGCAGCTGGATGGCCGCAGGCGAGATCGAGCTGCACCCCGGCGGCCACGTTCAACACGTGTTCCGCAATTCGGAACTGACCAACGACGACCCGGCGCCGGCCAAGTACCCCGACGAGGAATACCGCAGCGAAGGCCGGGTGATCGACTGCGATCCCCCGCACCGGCTCAGCTACACCTGGGACGGCGACTCCGAAGTGGTGTTCGAACTCAGTCCGCAGCAAGACCGTGTGCTGCTGGTGGTCACCCATCGGCGCCTGCCCAACCGCGGCGAACTGGTCAGCGTCGCCGGCGGCTGGCACAGCCATCTGGATCTGCTGCGCGACTTGCTGGAAGGCCGCACGCCCAGCCACTTCTGGACCAAGCACACCCAGATCGAAGCCGAGTACGAGCGCAGGATTCCGGCACCGTGA
- a CDS encoding SDR family oxidoreductase yields the protein MTMQGGLLQDKIAVIHGGSGAIGGAVARAFARDGARVHLTARHREGLERVAQDIAAAGGHAAIATLDAMDADAVEAHAQAVAESEGRIDIALNAVGIVHVQGPTFAELSVQEYLQPIADYNRCNFLTAQAAAKRMRSGGVLLTLSTPGSRMSGVGFLGYGATCASIEAFSRLLAGELGPAGIRVVCLRPHAIPDALPRSHAREVFAESARRAGVSIEAMLEEAARTGTLLGRLPTLQQVANYAAFVASDRAAAMTGAIANLSCGALVD from the coding sequence ATGACCATGCAAGGCGGCCTGTTGCAGGACAAGATCGCGGTGATCCACGGCGGCAGCGGCGCGATCGGCGGCGCGGTCGCACGCGCCTTCGCGCGCGATGGCGCGCGGGTGCACCTGACCGCGCGCCACCGCGAGGGCCTGGAACGCGTCGCCCAGGACATCGCCGCCGCCGGCGGGCACGCCGCAATCGCCACGCTGGACGCCATGGACGCCGACGCGGTCGAGGCCCATGCGCAGGCGGTGGCCGAATCCGAGGGCCGCATCGACATCGCCCTCAATGCGGTCGGCATCGTCCATGTGCAGGGCCCGACCTTCGCCGAATTGTCGGTGCAGGAGTACTTGCAACCGATCGCCGACTACAACCGCTGCAACTTCCTCACCGCGCAGGCCGCGGCCAAGCGCATGCGCAGCGGTGGCGTGCTGCTGACGCTGTCGACGCCGGGCTCGCGCATGAGCGGCGTCGGCTTCCTGGGCTACGGCGCCACCTGCGCGTCCATCGAAGCGTTCTCGCGCCTGCTCGCCGGCGAACTCGGCCCGGCCGGCATCCGCGTGGTCTGCCTGCGCCCGCATGCGATCCCAGACGCGCTGCCGCGCTCGCACGCGCGCGAGGTGTTCGCCGAAAGCGCGCGGCGCGCGGGCGTGTCGATCGAGGCCATGCTGGAGGAAGCCGCGCGCACCGGCACCCTGCTCGGCCGCCTGCCGACCCTGCAGCAGGTCGCCAATTACGCCGCCTTCGTCGCCTCCGACCGCGCCGCCGCCATGACCGGCGCGATCGCCAACCTCAGCTGCGGCGCCCTGGTCGACTGA
- a CDS encoding SRPBCC domain-containing protein, protein MSTTTAKPRDTAAIEHIQYVHATPAQVYDALTSQQGLAEVWTDTLTVQAVMGAVNEFHFGDAGSVKVKIVEWLPRSRLAWRCLESDPQWVGTQISFDLERRDDSTAVVLRHEGWREVTEFYRWCNYNWAMFLYSLKSYCEDGAGLPFQRRRF, encoded by the coding sequence GTGAGCACGACCACCGCAAAGCCCCGCGACACGGCCGCCATCGAACACATCCAGTACGTGCACGCCACGCCCGCCCAGGTCTACGACGCGCTCACCAGCCAGCAGGGACTGGCCGAAGTCTGGACCGACACCCTGACCGTGCAGGCGGTGATGGGCGCGGTCAACGAGTTCCATTTCGGCGACGCCGGCAGCGTCAAGGTCAAGATCGTCGAATGGCTGCCGCGCTCGCGCCTGGCCTGGCGCTGCCTGGAATCCGACCCGCAGTGGGTCGGCACCCAGATCAGTTTCGACCTGGAGCGCCGCGACGACAGCACCGCGGTGGTGCTGCGCCACGAAGGCTGGCGCGAAGTCACCGAGTTCTACCGCTGGTGCAACTACAACTGGGCGATGTTCCTGTACAGCCTCAAAAGTTACTGCGAGGACGGCGCCGGCCTGCCCTTTCAGCGACGCCGGTTCTGA
- a CDS encoding FKBP-type peptidyl-prolyl cis-trans isomerase — translation MRRRLATSISIAVLAATLLLAGCKRHEAEAPASAGRVQRFEWIDERPGTGPIARSGQDVSVHYTGWLYDENKPDKRGRKFDSSVDRGRPFSFLLGAGRVVRGWDEGVAGMQVGGKRVLMVPPEYGYGADGAGGGVIPPDASMVFEVELLGVREHVPGAR, via the coding sequence ATGCGCCGACGCCTCGCCACGTCTATCTCCATCGCCGTTCTGGCCGCCACGCTGCTGCTGGCCGGTTGCAAGCGACACGAGGCCGAAGCGCCGGCCAGCGCTGGCCGCGTGCAGCGCTTCGAATGGATAGACGAGCGCCCCGGCACCGGCCCCATCGCGCGCAGCGGCCAGGACGTGAGCGTGCATTACACCGGCTGGCTCTACGACGAAAACAAGCCGGACAAGCGCGGACGCAAGTTCGACAGCTCGGTCGACCGCGGCCGCCCGTTCTCGTTCCTGCTCGGCGCCGGCCGCGTGGTGCGCGGCTGGGACGAAGGCGTGGCCGGCATGCAGGTCGGCGGCAAGCGCGTGCTGATGGTGCCGCCGGAGTACGGCTACGGCGCCGACGGCGCCGGCGGCGGCGTGATTCCGCCGGATGCCTCGATGGTGTTCGAAGTGGAACTGCTGGGCGTGCGCGAGCACGTGCCGGGCGCGCGCTGA